A window from Pokkaliibacter sp. MBI-7 encodes these proteins:
- the araD1 gene encoding AraD1 family protein, producing MQAALYLSQLKEGGVICRRGDDARRVLNATSTYALAQEAIAAGTSLAAVIETHGLGDAVDLNALAAAGKLDCPVRHPDPAHMHLTGTGLTHLGSAATRDAMHAKAKSGDEEQLTDSMKMFRMGLEGGKPAAGQEGVQPEWFYKGTGVAAVASGDALESPAFALDGGEEPEIAGFYVIGADGKPYRLGFTVANEFSDHVTERINYLYLAHSKLRPASFGAELLIGELPDDIQGTSRILRNGEVLWQKPFLSGEANMSHTIANLEHHHFKYALFRQPGDLHVHMFGTATLSFADGIRVEEGDVFEIDAPQLGLPLRNPLQRGERPATEVVGL from the coding sequence ATGCAAGCTGCCCTGTATCTGTCCCAGTTGAAAGAAGGTGGTGTGATCTGCCGGCGTGGCGATGATGCCCGCCGGGTACTCAATGCAACCTCAACCTATGCCCTGGCGCAGGAAGCCATCGCCGCAGGCACATCGCTGGCTGCCGTGATTGAAACCCATGGTCTGGGGGACGCGGTGGACCTGAACGCGCTGGCTGCCGCTGGCAAACTCGATTGCCCGGTGCGCCACCCTGACCCGGCGCACATGCACCTGACCGGTACCGGCCTGACCCATCTGGGCTCGGCGGCCACCCGTGATGCCATGCATGCCAAGGCCAAAAGCGGTGATGAAGAACAGCTGACCGATTCCATGAAGATGTTCCGCATGGGGCTGGAAGGGGGTAAGCCCGCTGCCGGTCAGGAAGGGGTGCAGCCCGAATGGTTCTACAAGGGCACCGGCGTCGCCGCTGTGGCCTCTGGCGATGCGCTGGAGTCACCGGCCTTTGCTCTTGATGGTGGCGAGGAGCCGGAGATTGCCGGGTTCTATGTCATCGGTGCTGACGGCAAGCCCTATCGTCTGGGCTTTACCGTGGCCAATGAGTTTTCTGATCATGTGACCGAACGCATCAACTATCTGTATCTGGCGCACTCCAAACTGCGTCCGGCGTCTTTCGGCGCGGAGCTGCTGATCGGCGAGCTGCCCGATGACATTCAGGGCACGTCGCGCATTCTGCGTAACGGCGAAGTGCTGTGGCAGAAGCCCTTCCTGTCCGGGGAGGCCAATATGTCGCACACCATCGCCAATCTGGAGCACCACCACTTCAAATATGCCCTGTTCCGTCAGCCGGGTGATCTGCATGTGCATATGTTTGGCACCGCTACCCTGTCGTTTGCCGATGGCATCAGGGTGGAAGAGGGCGACGTGTTTGAAATCGATGCACCGCAGCTGGGCCTGCCCCTGCGTAACCCGCTGCAACGGGGTGAGCGCCCCGCGACTGAGGTAGTCGGACTATGA
- a CDS encoding SDR family NAD(P)-dependent oxidoreductase: MTGQHSPASDPAVSNGKASYPGLRGRTVLISGGATGIGRALVEAFARQGACTAFVDIAAEEGEALSRQLNAEGCETLFQRCDITDIKAYQSTIFKAAEHFGPITVLVNNAANDVRHSLDSISAERFDELISVNLRHAMFAAQAVAPMMRQAGGGSIVNFGSVGWMMASAGYPVYAASKAAVHGMTRGLARDLGKDHIRVNTLVPGWVMTEKQLSLWVDEAARDLIKRSQCMPGQLLPEHIADMALFLASDASAMCTAQNFIVDGGWV; this comes from the coding sequence ATGACCGGTCAACATTCTCCTGCATCTGACCCCGCCGTCAGCAACGGCAAAGCCAGTTATCCCGGCCTGCGTGGCCGTACCGTGCTGATCTCCGGCGGTGCCACCGGCATTGGCCGGGCGCTGGTGGAAGCCTTTGCCCGCCAGGGCGCCTGCACCGCATTTGTGGATATCGCCGCTGAGGAAGGTGAAGCCCTGTCCCGGCAGCTCAATGCCGAAGGCTGTGAAACCCTGTTCCAGCGCTGTGACATCACTGACATCAAGGCCTATCAGAGCACCATCTTCAAGGCTGCCGAGCATTTTGGCCCGATTACCGTACTGGTCAACAATGCCGCCAACGACGTGCGTCATTCACTGGATTCCATCAGTGCCGAACGCTTCGACGAGCTGATCTCGGTCAACCTGCGTCACGCCATGTTTGCCGCTCAGGCGGTGGCACCGATGATGCGTCAGGCCGGTGGCGGCTCCATCGTCAACTTCGGTTCGGTGGGCTGGATGATGGCCTCGGCGGGCTATCCGGTGTACGCCGCCAGTAAGGCGGCGGTACACGGCATGACCCGCGGGCTGGCCCGTGATCTGGGCAAGGACCATATCCGCGTCAATACGCTGGTGCCCGGCTGGGTCATGACGGAAAAACAACTGTCCCTGTGGGTCGATGAGGCCGCCAGAGATCTGATCAAACGCAGCCAGTGCATGCCCGGTCAACTGCTGCCGGAACATATCGCCGATATGGCGCTGTTTCTGGCCTCGGATGCGTCTGCCATGTGCACGGCACAGAATTTTATTGTTGATGGAGGCTGGGTATGA
- the araD gene encoding L-arabinonate dehydratase, whose amino-acid sequence MSNFKPAKWPRKLRSTEWFGGDSRDHIYHRSWMKNQGLPADLFDGRPVIGICNTWSQLTPCNAHLRDLAERVKHGIYEAGGLPLEFPVFSPGESSLRPTAMMYRNMAAMDVEEALRANPLDGVVLLAGCDKTTPALLMGAASVDIPAIVVSGGPMLNGWFRGERVGSGTALWQMSEDIKAGKMSREDFLEAEQSMSRSPGSCNTMGTASTMASMAEALGMALSGNAAIPAVDSRRRVMAHLTGRRIVQMVKDDLKPSDIMTRQAFENAIRVNGAIGGSTNAVIHLLAIAGRVGIDLTLDDWDRLGRDIPTIVNLMPSGKYLMEEFFYAGGLPVVIRHLGEGGKLHKDAVTVSGESIWDEVKEVRNWNPDVILPVDKALTQSGGIAVLRGNLAPRGAVLKPSAASPHLMQHRGRAVVFEDIDDYKAKINDESLDIDETCVMVLKNCGPRGYPGMAEVGNMGLPPKVLRKGITDMVRISDARMSGTAYGTVVLHTTPEAAAGGPLAVVQNGDMIELDVAARRIHLDIPEEELARRLAAWQPTVEAPKSGYIKLFHEHVEGADTGADFDFLKGCRGAPIPKDSH is encoded by the coding sequence ATGAGCAACTTCAAACCCGCAAAATGGCCGCGTAAATTGCGCTCCACCGAGTGGTTCGGTGGCGATTCCCGGGATCATATCTACCACCGCAGCTGGATGAAGAATCAGGGCCTGCCTGCTGATCTGTTCGACGGCCGTCCGGTCATCGGGATCTGTAACACCTGGTCGCAGCTGACGCCCTGTAATGCTCACCTGCGTGATCTGGCAGAGCGGGTCAAGCACGGCATTTATGAAGCGGGCGGTCTGCCGCTGGAATTCCCGGTGTTTTCGCCCGGTGAAAGTTCCCTGCGTCCTACTGCCATGATGTACCGCAATATGGCCGCAATGGATGTGGAAGAAGCCCTGCGTGCCAACCCGCTGGACGGCGTAGTGCTGCTGGCAGGCTGTGACAAGACCACTCCGGCCCTGCTGATGGGCGCGGCCAGTGTCGATATTCCCGCGATTGTTGTGTCCGGCGGACCCATGCTCAACGGCTGGTTCCGTGGCGAACGGGTCGGTTCGGGCACCGCGCTGTGGCAAATGTCGGAAGACATCAAGGCCGGCAAGATGAGCCGTGAAGACTTCCTCGAAGCCGAGCAGTCGATGTCTCGCTCGCCCGGTTCCTGCAACACCATGGGCACCGCCAGCACCATGGCCAGCATGGCCGAAGCACTGGGCATGGCCCTGTCGGGCAATGCCGCCATTCCGGCGGTCGACAGCCGTCGCCGGGTGATGGCGCACCTGACTGGCCGCCGTATCGTGCAGATGGTCAAAGATGATCTCAAGCCCTCTGACATCATGACCCGTCAGGCGTTCGAGAATGCCATCCGGGTTAATGGTGCCATCGGTGGTTCAACCAATGCGGTAATTCACCTGCTGGCCATTGCCGGGCGGGTGGGCATTGACCTGACACTGGATGACTGGGATCGCCTTGGTCGTGATATTCCCACCATCGTTAACCTGATGCCGTCGGGTAAATACCTGATGGAGGAGTTCTTCTACGCCGGTGGTCTGCCGGTGGTGATTCGTCATCTGGGCGAGGGCGGTAAGCTGCACAAGGATGCTGTGACCGTCTCCGGTGAGAGCATCTGGGACGAAGTGAAAGAGGTTCGTAACTGGAACCCGGATGTCATTCTGCCGGTCGACAAGGCACTGACCCAGAGCGGTGGCATTGCGGTGCTGCGTGGCAATCTGGCACCCCGGGGCGCGGTGCTGAAACCCTCCGCTGCCAGCCCGCATCTGATGCAGCATCGTGGCCGTGCGGTGGTGTTTGAAGACATCGATGACTACAAGGCCAAGATCAACGACGAGAGTCTGGATATCGACGAAACCTGCGTGATGGTGCTGAAAAACTGCGGCCCACGGGGTTATCCCGGCATGGCCGAAGTCGGCAACATGGGCCTGCCGCCCAAGGTGCTGCGCAAGGGCATTACCGACATGGTGCGGATTTCCGATGCCCGTATGTCCGGCACGGCCTACGGCACCGTGGTTCTGCATACCACGCCGGAAGCAGCGGCCGGTGGCCCGCTGGCAGTGGTACAGAACGGTGACATGATTGAGCTGGACGTGGCCGCACGTCGTATTCATCTGGATATTCCCGAGGAGGAGCTGGCCCGCCGTCTGGCCGCCTGGCAGCCCACGGTGGAAGCACCGAAGAGCGGCTACATCAAGCTGTTCCATGAGCATGTCGAAGGCGCTGACACCGGCGCTGACTTCGACTTCCTCAAGGGCTGCCGCGGTGCGCCTATTCCCAAGGACAGCCACTAA
- a CDS encoding aldehyde dehydrogenase (NADP(+)) has protein sequence MTSLTGKHLIAGNWVAGETTFASSPAVGPVHHFAVGTPDHVRAACEAAEQAFTHFGYSSRAERAALLRRITDEIDARGDAITEIGTQETGLPTARLVGERGRTVGQLRLFAEHIEAGDYLDRRHDAALPDRQPLPRPELFLMQRPIGPVAVFGASNFPLAFSVAGGDTASALAAGCPVVVKGHSAHPGTGEIVAQAIAAAIEACGVHPGVFSLIQGGNREVGQTLVQHPLIRAVGFTGSLAGGRALFDLCAQRHDPIPFFGELGSVNPMFVLPAAVAARGDAIGKGWAASLTMGAGQFCTNPGIAVLLKGQDADAFIASATAALEQVGAQTMLTDGIAAAYRHGMERVQSSAGVQTLLSTQCSQRSATPYLFQTTAANWLSNAALGEEVFGPLGLVVVADSVEEMLALASALEGQLTCTLQLDADDSGLARQLLPILERKAGRLLANGFPTGVEVSDTMVHGGPYPASTNFGATSVGTMAIRRFLRPVCYQNLPHDVLPLDLQG, from the coding sequence GTGACCAGCTTGACCGGAAAACATCTGATTGCAGGCAACTGGGTAGCAGGGGAGACCACCTTTGCTTCATCACCGGCAGTCGGGCCGGTACATCATTTTGCGGTGGGTACACCTGACCATGTTCGCGCTGCGTGTGAAGCGGCGGAACAGGCCTTCACCCATTTTGGCTATTCCAGCCGTGCCGAGCGGGCAGCGCTGCTGCGCCGTATTACTGATGAAATTGATGCCCGCGGTGATGCCATCACCGAGATTGGCACGCAGGAAACCGGTCTGCCCACCGCCCGTCTGGTGGGGGAGCGGGGCCGTACGGTAGGCCAGCTGCGGCTGTTCGCTGAGCATATCGAGGCCGGTGATTATCTTGATCGCCGCCATGATGCCGCTCTGCCTGATCGTCAGCCCTTGCCGCGCCCTGAGCTGTTTCTGATGCAGCGGCCTATTGGCCCTGTTGCGGTATTTGGTGCCTCCAACTTTCCGCTGGCGTTTTCCGTAGCCGGTGGCGATACCGCCTCTGCGCTGGCGGCGGGCTGTCCGGTGGTGGTGAAAGGCCATTCCGCCCACCCCGGTACCGGCGAAATCGTGGCACAGGCGATTGCCGCTGCCATCGAGGCCTGTGGCGTTCATCCCGGTGTGTTTTCCCTGATTCAGGGTGGCAACCGTGAAGTCGGTCAAACCCTGGTGCAGCATCCGCTGATCCGGGCGGTGGGCTTTACCGGCAGTCTGGCCGGTGGGCGTGCCCTGTTTGATCTCTGTGCACAGCGTCATGATCCCATTCCGTTCTTTGGTGAGCTGGGCTCGGTCAACCCGATGTTTGTGCTGCCTGCTGCGGTAGCCGCGCGTGGTGATGCCATCGGCAAAGGCTGGGCGGCTTCACTGACCATGGGCGCCGGGCAGTTCTGCACTAACCCCGGCATTGCCGTACTGCTGAAAGGGCAGGACGCCGATGCCTTTATCGCCAGCGCTACCGCTGCGCTGGAGCAGGTAGGTGCCCAGACCATGCTGACGGACGGCATTGCTGCCGCCTATCGCCATGGGATGGAGCGGGTGCAGTCAAGTGCAGGCGTGCAAACGCTGCTGAGTACCCAGTGCAGTCAGCGCAGTGCCACGCCGTATCTGTTCCAGACCACCGCGGCCAACTGGCTGAGCAACGCCGCACTGGGCGAGGAAGTCTTTGGCCCGTTGGGGCTGGTGGTGGTGGCTGACAGTGTCGAAGAGATGCTGGCACTGGCCTCGGCACTGGAAGGTCAGCTGACCTGCACATTGCAACTGGATGCTGATGACAGCGGGCTGGCCCGCCAGCTGCTGCCGATTCTGGAGCGCAAGGCCGGGCGCCTGCTGGCCAATGGTTTCCCCACGGGGGTGGAAGTCAGTGACACCATGGTGCACGGCGGGCCTTATCCTGCCTCCACTAACTTTGGCGCAACCTCTGTCGGCACTATGGCCATCCGTCGATTCCTGCGGCCGGTGTGTTATCAGAATTTGCCCCATGACGTCTTGCCGCTGGATTTGCAGGGGTAA
- a CDS encoding 2-dehydro-3-deoxygalactonokinase — protein sequence MSTTDWIAVDWGTSHMRAWAMTASGDILQRAASDKGMGSLSPDQFETALLEQIEPWLRDDALMPVLACGMVGARQGWCEAPYTQVPCTPLAVDKMVRPVVHDARIAVHIIPGLCQQGPADVMRGEETQIAGFMAEHPHFVGVLCLPGTHCKWADLRDGKVLRFHTYMTGELFALLSQQSVLRHGMQQEAAQGIDEVVFLQAVNEAFQQPQQLSSALFGLRAAGLLQGLGAAAARARLSGLLIGNELAAAASLWQDHAVSIIGDQGLSALYAKALQAQGIPVATVSAEQITLNGLRAAWQQLARSGS from the coding sequence ATGAGCACGACCGACTGGATTGCTGTCGACTGGGGCACCTCACATATGCGGGCCTGGGCTATGACGGCCAGCGGCGATATTCTGCAGCGGGCTGCTTCAGACAAGGGGATGGGTAGCTTGTCTCCCGATCAGTTTGAAACGGCACTGCTGGAGCAGATCGAGCCCTGGCTCAGAGACGATGCGCTGATGCCGGTGCTGGCCTGCGGTATGGTGGGCGCCCGTCAGGGCTGGTGCGAGGCGCCTTATACCCAGGTGCCCTGCACGCCGCTGGCCGTCGATAAAATGGTCAGGCCGGTGGTGCATGACGCGCGAATCGCGGTGCATATCATCCCGGGTCTGTGTCAGCAGGGGCCCGCGGATGTGATGCGCGGTGAGGAAACCCAGATCGCTGGCTTTATGGCAGAGCATCCCCATTTTGTCGGTGTGCTCTGTCTGCCCGGTACCCACTGCAAGTGGGCAGATCTGCGCGACGGCAAGGTCCTGCGCTTTCACACCTATATGACTGGCGAGCTGTTTGCCCTGCTGTCACAACAGTCGGTGCTGCGTCATGGTATGCAGCAGGAAGCCGCGCAGGGGATAGATGAAGTCGTGTTCCTGCAGGCCGTCAATGAAGCATTCCAGCAGCCTCAGCAGCTGAGCAGTGCCCTGTTTGGTCTGCGTGCCGCCGGGTTGCTGCAGGGGCTTGGCGCCGCGGCTGCCCGTGCCCGGTTGTCCGGGCTGCTGATCGGTAATGAGCTGGCCGCTGCAGCGTCGCTGTGGCAGGACCATGCGGTCAGTATTATCGGTGATCAGGGCCTGTCAGCCCTGTATGCCAAAGCCCTGCAGGCGCAGGGGATACCAGTGGCGACGGTCAGCGCTGAACAGATTACGCTGAATGGTTTACGTGCTGCCTGGCAGCAGCTTGCGCGCAGCGGATCGTGA
- a CDS encoding 2-dehydro-3-deoxy-6-phosphogalactonate aldolase, producing MQRNLIAILRGIRPEEAEAITAAIIEAGISRIEVPLNSPEPLHSIEIMAKAFSTVAQIGAGTVLTVDQVGEVSAAGGTFVVSPNCYEAVIEATRMRGMGSYPGVLTPSECFTALRCGASALKVFPATMMGIEGLKAIRAVLPAGTQVLMVGGVDDSNFGQWLAAGADGFGIGSALYKPGKTVAEVAASARRMVAAYDQYHGGQ from the coding sequence ATGCAACGCAATCTGATTGCGATCCTGCGGGGGATTCGCCCCGAAGAAGCGGAGGCGATTACCGCCGCGATTATTGAGGCCGGGATCAGCCGTATCGAAGTACCGCTCAACTCACCCGAGCCGCTGCACAGTATCGAAATCATGGCGAAGGCCTTCAGCACTGTGGCGCAAATCGGTGCCGGTACCGTGCTGACGGTGGATCAGGTCGGAGAAGTGTCTGCCGCCGGTGGCACCTTTGTGGTTTCGCCCAACTGCTATGAGGCCGTGATTGAGGCTACCCGCATGCGTGGCATGGGCTCATACCCCGGCGTACTGACGCCCAGTGAGTGTTTCACGGCACTGCGTTGCGGTGCTTCAGCGCTGAAAGTTTTTCCGGCCACGATGATGGGGATTGAGGGGCTCAAGGCCATTCGGGCGGTATTACCTGCCGGCACACAGGTGCTGATGGTCGGCGGCGTCGATGACAGCAATTTTGGCCAGTGGCTGGCCGCCGGAGCGGATGGTTTCGGTATCGGTTCGGCCCTGTACAAGCCGGGCAAGACGGTGGCTGAAGTGGCTGCCAGTGCACGGCGGATGGTCGCCGCCTACGACCAGTACCATGGAGGCCAGTGA
- a CDS encoding SMP-30/gluconolactonase/LRE family protein: protein MTSQVWDPRACHLGEGALWHPLRQQLFWFDILGNRLLSRDGDRPLQWQFDERVSAAGWIDERHLLIASESGLQRFDLQKGQGDMICALEADNPQTRSNDGRADPWGGFWIGTMGKQAQPQAGAIYRYYRGEVRQLFPAITITNAICFSPDRRFAYFADTARDLIWRQALEPVHGWPQGDAEIFIDTAREGVHPDGAVVDSAGRLWNAQWGAARVACYSPQGAFVQAVSFSASQISCPCFGGAELRTLFATSAQEGMSAEVLAAEPDAGRVFVAELAGEQDIQGQAEHQVVL, encoded by the coding sequence ATGACAAGTCAGGTCTGGGACCCGCGCGCCTGCCATCTGGGCGAGGGCGCGTTGTGGCATCCGTTGCGCCAGCAGTTGTTCTGGTTCGACATTCTCGGCAATCGCCTGCTCAGTCGTGACGGCGACAGGCCGTTACAGTGGCAGTTTGACGAGCGGGTATCGGCAGCCGGCTGGATTGACGAGCGGCATCTGCTGATCGCCAGCGAAAGCGGTCTGCAACGTTTTGATCTGCAAAAGGGTCAGGGTGACATGATCTGTGCACTGGAAGCAGACAACCCCCAGACCCGCTCCAACGATGGCCGCGCCGACCCCTGGGGCGGTTTCTGGATCGGCACCATGGGTAAACAGGCCCAGCCTCAGGCCGGCGCGATCTACCGCTACTATCGCGGAGAGGTACGTCAGCTGTTCCCGGCAATCACCATTACCAATGCCATCTGCTTCTCCCCGGACCGGCGCTTTGCCTACTTTGCCGATACCGCCCGCGATCTGATCTGGCGTCAGGCGCTGGAACCTGTGCATGGCTGGCCGCAGGGGGATGCGGAGATATTTATTGATACCGCTCGTGAGGGAGTGCACCCGGACGGTGCTGTCGTCGACAGCGCTGGCCGGCTGTGGAACGCCCAGTGGGGTGCCGCCCGCGTGGCCTGCTATAGCCCACAGGGTGCATTTGTGCAGGCTGTCAGCTTTAGTGCCAGCCAGATATCCTGCCCCTGCTTTGGCGGTGCAGAACTGCGCACTCTGTTTGCTACCTCCGCGCAGGAAGGGATGTCCGCCGAGGTACTGGCGGCAGAGCCGGACGCTGGCAGGGTGTTTGTGGCTGAGCTGGCCGGCGAACAGGATATTCAGGGGCAGGCGGAACATCAGGTGGTGCTGTAA
- a CDS encoding NADP-dependent glyceraldehyde-3-phosphate dehydrogenase: MSQVINFDALYPRKGDIPEQFAFNGFIEQREYLINGELRRWQGDLAPVTSPVHLRDDDGRCKPVILGSTPLLDEAAALEALDAAVAAYNLGHGEWPSMPVAERIRHVENFLSKMREQRDAVVKLLMWEIGKNLKDSEKEFDRTCDYIRDTILSLKELDRRSSRFQIEQGTLGQIRRVPMGVALCMGPYNYPLNETFTTLIPALIMGNTVIFKPAKFGVLLIQPLLEVFRSCFPAGVINVIYGRGRDTVSALMASGKVDVFAFIGTNKGANDLKKLHPKPHRLRSALGLDAKNPGIVLPEVDLEATVKECVAGALSFNGQRCTALKILFVHESIADTFVAKLCEQVATLKAGMPWEPGVALTPLPEPGKTAYLTRLVEDAQALGARVMNEGGATVREAFFYPAVLYPVSAQMKVYREEQFGPVVPVVPYKDISEVISYVRESNFGQQLSIFGTNSQEVGHLVDEFAIQVGRINLNSQCQRGPDSFPFTGRKDSAEGTLSVDDALRVFSIRTIVAAKYDDSSKQLIGDIINNRESSFLTTDFIF, from the coding sequence ATGAGCCAGGTGATCAATTTTGATGCGCTTTACCCACGTAAGGGCGACATTCCTGAGCAGTTCGCCTTCAACGGTTTTATCGAACAACGCGAATACCTGATTAACGGTGAACTGCGGCGCTGGCAGGGGGATCTGGCGCCGGTCACCAGCCCGGTGCATCTGCGCGATGACGACGGCCGCTGCAAGCCGGTAATACTGGGCTCAACACCGCTGCTGGACGAGGCTGCCGCGCTGGAAGCACTGGATGCCGCGGTGGCTGCCTATAACCTGGGCCACGGTGAATGGCCATCGATGCCGGTGGCTGAGCGCATTCGCCATGTGGAAAACTTCCTCAGCAAGATGCGTGAGCAGCGCGACGCCGTGGTTAAGCTGCTGATGTGGGAAATCGGCAAGAACCTGAAAGACTCCGAGAAGGAGTTCGACCGCACCTGTGACTATATCCGCGACACCATCCTGTCACTGAAGGAACTGGACCGCCGCTCCAGCCGCTTCCAGATCGAGCAGGGCACGCTGGGCCAGATTCGCCGCGTACCCATGGGGGTGGCGCTGTGTATGGGGCCGTATAACTACCCGCTGAATGAAACCTTCACCACCCTGATTCCTGCTCTGATCATGGGCAACACCGTCATCTTCAAACCGGCCAAATTCGGTGTGCTGCTGATCCAGCCGCTGCTGGAGGTATTCCGCTCCTGCTTTCCGGCGGGGGTGATCAACGTTATCTATGGTCGTGGCCGCGACACCGTCAGTGCCCTGATGGCCAGCGGCAAGGTCGATGTATTTGCCTTTATCGGTACCAACAAGGGCGCCAATGACCTGAAAAAACTGCACCCCAAACCGCACCGTCTGCGTTCGGCACTGGGGCTGGATGCCAAGAACCCCGGTATCGTACTGCCGGAAGTGGATCTGGAGGCGACGGTCAAAGAGTGTGTCGCCGGCGCACTGTCATTCAATGGCCAGCGCTGCACCGCACTGAAGATCCTGTTTGTGCATGAATCCATCGCCGATACCTTTGTGGCCAAACTCTGTGAACAGGTGGCTACGCTTAAGGCAGGCATGCCGTGGGAGCCGGGAGTGGCGCTGACGCCGCTGCCTGAGCCGGGCAAGACCGCCTATCTCACCCGTCTGGTGGAAGATGCGCAGGCACTGGGTGCCCGCGTGATGAACGAAGGTGGGGCGACGGTGCGCGAAGCCTTTTTCTATCCGGCGGTGCTCTATCCTGTCAGTGCGCAGATGAAGGTGTATCGGGAAGAGCAGTTCGGCCCGGTGGTACCGGTGGTGCCCTATAAGGACATCAGCGAAGTCATCAGCTATGTGCGGGAGTCCAATTTTGGTCAGCAGCTGAGTATTTTCGGCACCAACAGTCAGGAAGTGGGCCATCTGGTGGATGAGTTCGCGATTCAGGTTGGCCGTATCAACCTCAACAGTCAGTGCCAGCGTGGCCCGGACTCCTTCCCCTTTACCGGGCGCAAGGATTCGGCAGAAGGCACCCTGTCAGTGGACGATGCGCTGCGGGTGTTCTCCATCCGCACCATTGTTGCGGCCAAGTACGATGACAGCAGCAAGCAGCTGATTGGTGACATCATCAACAACCGTGAGTCCAGCTTCCTGACCACGGACTTTATCTTCTGA
- a CDS encoding IS4 family transposase, which translates to MSLSALLQRFMTFLHSDAFAQKARHPDHPNGFSRQRKLPLTSLVACMLRSMSKRVQVELDQFFASCQHQPGLSHCVSEQAFAQARTKLSHSAFTALNDHLLALLESHSLIPRWRGLRLVAADASHLNLAVRACHRSRAARPQQLAFGLYLVEAEMMLAATLYSPQVGERQMLFEHLDRLRADDLLLLDRGYPCRWLVAALNQRGIPFCMRVDALGYRCVREFMSSGLKDQDVMLPAPSQQDAASYECLPTPQPVRLVKYRTPKGKVHVVMTNLMDRQRFPASVFMSLYHQRWRIEEAFKRLKHRLQIEQVSGLSQRAVMQDFAAKIVCDNLERVVVMFAERQHRVGVDQATNRAYGHMALRDILPVVLTGCVKAMQRLAEATKQIARCTFPRRPGTSKPRPKDRGKPRKHLIQKTC; encoded by the coding sequence ATGTCTCTTTCTGCTCTGCTTCAGCGATTTATGACCTTTCTGCACTCTGATGCGTTCGCACAAAAGGCGCGTCACCCTGATCACCCCAATGGCTTCTCACGGCAACGCAAATTGCCACTGACCTCACTGGTTGCCTGCATGTTGCGCTCCATGAGTAAACGCGTGCAGGTGGAACTGGATCAGTTCTTTGCCTCCTGCCAGCATCAGCCCGGCCTCTCTCATTGCGTGTCAGAACAGGCCTTCGCCCAGGCGCGCACCAAACTGTCTCACTCCGCCTTTACCGCACTCAATGATCACCTGCTGGCGCTGCTGGAAAGCCACTCTTTGATACCGCGCTGGCGCGGCCTGCGTCTGGTTGCGGCGGATGCCTCGCACCTGAATCTGGCGGTACGGGCCTGCCACCGATCACGTGCGGCCCGCCCACAGCAGCTGGCCTTTGGCCTCTATCTGGTCGAGGCCGAGATGATGCTAGCCGCCACGCTATACTCCCCCCAGGTGGGTGAACGGCAGATGCTGTTTGAGCATCTGGACCGTCTGCGCGCGGATGACCTGCTGTTGCTGGATCGCGGTTACCCCTGCCGCTGGCTGGTGGCGGCATTAAACCAGCGAGGGATCCCGTTCTGCATGCGGGTCGATGCGCTGGGCTATCGCTGTGTCAGGGAGTTCATGTCCTCCGGTCTGAAAGATCAGGACGTGATGTTGCCCGCTCCCAGCCAGCAGGACGCCGCCTCGTATGAATGCCTGCCCACCCCTCAGCCCGTGCGGCTGGTCAAATATCGAACGCCAAAGGGGAAGGTCCATGTGGTGATGACGAACCTGATGGATCGTCAGCGCTTTCCGGCCAGCGTCTTTATGTCGCTGTACCATCAACGCTGGCGTATTGAAGAGGCGTTCAAACGGTTAAAGCACCGGCTGCAGATAGAGCAGGTATCGGGGTTGTCCCAACGAGCGGTCATGCAGGATTTTGCCGCCAAGATCGTCTGTGACAATCTGGAAAGGGTCGTGGTGATGTTCGCAGAACGGCAACATCGGGTCGGTGTTGATCAGGCGACCAACCGTGCTTACGGTCACATGGCGTTGAGAGATATTTTGCCCGTGGTACTGACCGGATGCGTGAAAGCCATGCAGCGGTTAGCGGAAGCGACAAAACAGATAGCGCGCTGTACATTTCCCCGACGACCGGGCACCTCTAAACCCCGACCAAAGGACCGCGGAAAGCCACGTAAGCATTTGATTCAAAAGACATGTTGA